From Ruminococcus sp. HUN007, a single genomic window includes:
- the speE gene encoding polyamine aminopropyltransferase, whose amino-acid sequence MELWYTENHTDNVRFSIKVDKHYYSEQSEFQKIDVFESKEFGRILTLDGYLMVTEKDEYIYHEMITHIPMATNPDIKSVLVVGGGDGGTVRELCRYSTIENIDLVEIDEMVVDVCRKYLPSISCSLDDPRVHIHYEDGVRFVRNAPDGKYDLIIVDSTDPFGVGEGLFTSEFYGNCFRALNDDGILVNQHESTFYDSYANSMKRAHSRIKEFFSTALVYQAHIPTYPSGHWLFGFASKKFDPRTDLKADWWNSLGLVTKYYNTILHTGCFAIPNNVRNTLRETYK is encoded by the coding sequence GTGGAACTTTGGTATACGGAAAACCATACTGACAATGTCAGATTTTCAATAAAGGTAGACAAACACTACTACTCGGAACAGAGCGAATTTCAGAAAATAGATGTCTTTGAGTCGAAGGAATTCGGCCGCATCCTTACTCTTGACGGCTATCTGATGGTAACTGAAAAGGATGAGTACATCTACCACGAAATGATCACGCACATTCCGATGGCGACCAATCCGGATATAAAAAGCGTTCTTGTCGTAGGCGGCGGTGACGGCGGCACAGTACGTGAACTCTGCCGTTACAGTACGATCGAAAATATCGATCTCGTCGAGATAGACGAAATGGTAGTTGACGTATGCAGAAAATATCTGCCTTCGATCTCATGCTCCCTTGATGATCCCCGCGTTCATATCCACTACGAGGACGGCGTACGTTTTGTACGAAATGCTCCCGACGGAAAATATGATCTCATTATCGTTGATTCAACAGATCCTTTCGGCGTAGGCGAAGGGCTTTTCACAAGCGAATTCTACGGAAACTGCTTCAGGGCACTGAACGATGACGGTATTCTGGTAAACCAGCACGAAAGCACATTCTACGATTCCTACGCAAATTCCATGAAGCGTGCTCACAGCAGGATCAAGGAATTTTTCAGCACTGCTCTTGTTTACCAGGCACACATTCCTACCTACCCTTCAGGCCACTGGCTGTTCGGATTTGCTTCAAAGAAATTCGATCCGCGCACAGACTTAAAGGCAGACTGGTGGAACAGCCTCGGACTCGTTACAAAATACTACAACACTATTCTTCATACAGGATGCTTTGCCATCCCTAACAATGTCAGAAACACACTTCGTGAAACATACAAATGA
- the speB gene encoding agmatinase, whose product MNKNISTFIACDAEYDESKIVIFGAPFDSTTSYRPGTRFGSSAIRNESFGIETFSPYTDRDLLDTKIFDAGDLELCMGSSELALKDIEEFTDKVLEDGKIPFMIGGEHLVTLGSVRSVFRKYPDLHIIHFDAHADLRDDYLGVKLSHACVLHRCHDLVGDGKIFQFGIRSGDREEFRWGKDRVYTNRFNFDTLEDVVTKLKGKPVYFTLDLDVLDPSVFPGTGTPEADGVSFRDLINAVKLVSELDIVGLDMNELCPVYDQSGASTALACKLLREILLMIYKF is encoded by the coding sequence TTGAATAAAAATATAAGCACATTCATCGCCTGCGACGCTGAGTACGACGAAAGTAAAATAGTTATTTTCGGTGCTCCGTTTGACAGCACGACATCATACAGACCGGGCACACGTTTCGGAAGCTCTGCTATAAGAAACGAAAGCTTCGGCATTGAAACTTTCAGTCCCTACACGGACAGGGATCTTCTCGACACAAAGATTTTCGACGCAGGTGATCTTGAGCTCTGCATGGGAAGCAGCGAACTTGCCCTTAAGGACATCGAAGAATTTACAGACAAGGTACTTGAAGACGGAAAGATACCTTTCATGATCGGCGGCGAACACCTTGTAACTCTTGGATCAGTCCGCTCCGTTTTCAGAAAATATCCGGACCTTCACATCATCCACTTCGACGCACATGCCGATCTTCGCGATGACTACCTCGGAGTTAAGCTTTCACACGCATGCGTACTTCACAGATGTCACGATCTCGTCGGCGACGGAAAAATATTTCAGTTCGGTATACGAAGCGGAGACCGTGAAGAATTCCGCTGGGGAAAAGATCGCGTCTACACAAACCGTTTCAACTTCGACACACTTGAAGATGTGGTAACGAAGCTAAAGGGCAAACCGGTATACTTTACTCTCGATCTTGACGTACTTGACCCTTCAGTATTTCCGGGGACCGGTACTCCTGAAGCAGACGGCGTTTCCTTCCGCGATCTCATCAACGCGGTAAAACTTGTTTCAGAACTCGACATAGTAGGTCTCGACATGAACGAGCTTTGTCCGGTCTATGACCAGAGCGGTGCCTCAACAGCACTCGCATGCAAGCTTCTTCGCGAGATACTTCTTATGATCTATAAATTTTAA